In Triticum aestivum cultivar Chinese Spring chromosome 5B, IWGSC CS RefSeq v2.1, whole genome shotgun sequence, the following proteins share a genomic window:
- the LOC123114430 gene encoding beta-fructofuranosidase, insoluble isoenzyme 4 isoform X1, with amino-acid sequence MMMLMCALLTVLARLACVFSTAILLQSLAWPCSNGERGFSFSYPQSPKVPSIVSERYRTAYHFQPPRNWMNDPCGPMYYNGVYHEFYQYNPDGAFDPNDSLMNMVWGHSVSTDLINWIGLEPAIEPDTPSDICGCWTGSATILFGEQPVIIYTGLIDRKANQVQNIALPKNRSDPYLREWAKVGNNPVIQHVIPGLNSSHFRDPTTGWIGPDGLWRIAVGAEVNGIGTALLYKSKDFMNWTRIARPLYSNNALNMWECLDFFAVLPGSNNGLDMSSQIPSGAKHVLKVSINSCDMYIVGVYDLKRDEFVPDTVQDDNRLWTRIDYGTFYASKSFFDSKHGRRVIWAWSNETDSYSDDIAKGWAGIHSIPRTIWLDGDGKQLIQWPVEEIESLRINEINHQGLELKKGDLFEIKGIDTLQADVEIDFEPTSIDDAEPFDPSWLFDPRKHCREADASAHGGIGPFGLVILASDNMEEHTAVHFRVYKSQEKYMILMCSDLRRSSLRPGLYTPAYGGFFEFDLENERKISLRTLIDRSAVESFGSGGRICITARVYPVALVDDGTTHMYAFNNGSTTVRVPQLRAWSMKRAQVNVMKGGNVIDA; translated from the exons ATGATGATGCTGATGTGTGCTCTGCTCACAGT GCTCGCTCGACTTGCCTGTGTGTTCTCCACGGCCATTCTTTTGCAGAGCCTG GCATGGCCCTGCAGCAATGGAGAGAGAGGCTTCTCCTTCTCCTACCCCCAGTCTCCAAAGGTCCCCTCCATTGTCAGCGAGAGGTACAGGACTGCCTACCACTTCCAACCTCCAAGGAACTGGATGAACG ATCCATGTG GACCAATGTATTACAATGGCGTCTACCATGAATTCTACCAGTATAACCCCGATGGCGCCTTTGACCCCAATGACTCCCTCATGAACATGGTTTGGGGCCATTCGGTTTCAACAGACCTCATCAACTGGATCGGTCTTGAACCGGCAATAGAACCGGATACCCCGAGTGACATATGCGGATGTTGGACCGGCTCAGCCACAATTCTATTTGGTGAACAACCGGTCATCATATACACTGGTCTCATCGATAGGAAGGCGAATCAGGTCCAAAACATTGCGCTTCCCAAAAACCGTTCTGATCCGTACCTGAGGGAATGGGCCAAAGTAGGCAATAACCCAGTGATCCAACATGTCATACCAGGCTTGAACTCGAGCCATTTCAGGGATCCGACAACCGGTTGGATTGGACCGGATGGACTATGGAGAATAGCAGTTGGTGCTGAGGTGAACGGCATCGGTACTGCACTTTTGTACAAGAGTAAAGACTTTATGAATTGGACTAGAATTGCACGCCCGTTGTATTCAAACAATGCCCTCAATATGTGGGAGTGCCTGGATTTCTTCGCGGTGTTGCCGGGAAGTAACAATGGACTGGACATGTCTTCGCAAATTCCAAGTGGCGCCAAGCATGTCCTCAAAGTGAGCATCAATTCCTGTGACATGTACATAGTTGGGGTGTATGATCTCAAACGTGATGAGTTTGTGCCAGACACCGTCCAAGATGACAATCGGCTGTGGACGAGGATCGATTATGGTACTTTCTATGCTTCAAAATCATTCTTTGACTCCAAACATGGCAGGAGAGTCATATGGGCTTGGAGTAACGAGACAGATAGTTATTCAGATGATATTGCAAAAGGCTGGGCAGGAATCCAT TCAATCCCCAGGACAATTTGGTTAGACGGCGATGGCAAGCAGTTGATCCAATGGCCAGTTGAAGAGATTGAGTCCCTTCGAATAAATGAAATCAACCATCAAGGACTAGAGCTGAAAAAGGGAGATCTATTTGAGATTAAGGGAATCGACACTTTGCAG GCTGACGTTGAGATAGATTTTGAGCCGACGTCCATCGATGACGCCGAACCTTTTGATCCTTCCTGGCTTTTCGACCCCCGGAAGCATTGCCGGGAGGCGGATGCATCGGCTCATGGTGGCATAGGGCCATTTGGACTTGTTATTCTGGCGTCCGAcaacatggaggagcacactgcagtgCACTTCAGGGTTTACAAATCACAGGAAAAGTACATGATCCTCATGTGCTCTGATCTAAGAAG GTCTTCCCTGAGACCAGGACTGTATACACCAGCCTATGGAGGCTTCTTTGAATTTGACCTTGAAAATGAAAGAAAGATATCCCTCAGGACTCTG ATCGATCGGTCCGCGGTGGAGAGCTTCGGCAGCGGTGGCAGGATCTGCATCACGGCCAGAGTTTACCCGGTGGCACTTGTCGACGACGGCACCACCCACATGTATGCATTCAACAATGGAAGTACCACGGTCAGAGTGCCACAGCTAAGGGCATGGAGCATGAAGAGAGCACAGGTGAATGTGATGAAGGGTGGAAATGTGATCGATGCTTAG
- the LOC123114430 gene encoding beta-fructofuranosidase, insoluble isoenzyme 4 isoform X2 has product MNDPCGPMYYNGVYHEFYQYNPDGAFDPNDSLMNMVWGHSVSTDLINWIGLEPAIEPDTPSDICGCWTGSATILFGEQPVIIYTGLIDRKANQVQNIALPKNRSDPYLREWAKVGNNPVIQHVIPGLNSSHFRDPTTGWIGPDGLWRIAVGAEVNGIGTALLYKSKDFMNWTRIARPLYSNNALNMWECLDFFAVLPGSNNGLDMSSQIPSGAKHVLKVSINSCDMYIVGVYDLKRDEFVPDTVQDDNRLWTRIDYGTFYASKSFFDSKHGRRVIWAWSNETDSYSDDIAKGWAGIHSIPRTIWLDGDGKQLIQWPVEEIESLRINEINHQGLELKKGDLFEIKGIDTLQADVEIDFEPTSIDDAEPFDPSWLFDPRKHCREADASAHGGIGPFGLVILASDNMEEHTAVHFRVYKSQEKYMILMCSDLRRSSLRPGLYTPAYGGFFEFDLENERKISLRTLIDRSAVESFGSGGRICITARVYPVALVDDGTTHMYAFNNGSTTVRVPQLRAWSMKRAQVNVMKGGNVIDA; this is encoded by the exons ATGAACG ATCCATGTG GACCAATGTATTACAATGGCGTCTACCATGAATTCTACCAGTATAACCCCGATGGCGCCTTTGACCCCAATGACTCCCTCATGAACATGGTTTGGGGCCATTCGGTTTCAACAGACCTCATCAACTGGATCGGTCTTGAACCGGCAATAGAACCGGATACCCCGAGTGACATATGCGGATGTTGGACCGGCTCAGCCACAATTCTATTTGGTGAACAACCGGTCATCATATACACTGGTCTCATCGATAGGAAGGCGAATCAGGTCCAAAACATTGCGCTTCCCAAAAACCGTTCTGATCCGTACCTGAGGGAATGGGCCAAAGTAGGCAATAACCCAGTGATCCAACATGTCATACCAGGCTTGAACTCGAGCCATTTCAGGGATCCGACAACCGGTTGGATTGGACCGGATGGACTATGGAGAATAGCAGTTGGTGCTGAGGTGAACGGCATCGGTACTGCACTTTTGTACAAGAGTAAAGACTTTATGAATTGGACTAGAATTGCACGCCCGTTGTATTCAAACAATGCCCTCAATATGTGGGAGTGCCTGGATTTCTTCGCGGTGTTGCCGGGAAGTAACAATGGACTGGACATGTCTTCGCAAATTCCAAGTGGCGCCAAGCATGTCCTCAAAGTGAGCATCAATTCCTGTGACATGTACATAGTTGGGGTGTATGATCTCAAACGTGATGAGTTTGTGCCAGACACCGTCCAAGATGACAATCGGCTGTGGACGAGGATCGATTATGGTACTTTCTATGCTTCAAAATCATTCTTTGACTCCAAACATGGCAGGAGAGTCATATGGGCTTGGAGTAACGAGACAGATAGTTATTCAGATGATATTGCAAAAGGCTGGGCAGGAATCCAT TCAATCCCCAGGACAATTTGGTTAGACGGCGATGGCAAGCAGTTGATCCAATGGCCAGTTGAAGAGATTGAGTCCCTTCGAATAAATGAAATCAACCATCAAGGACTAGAGCTGAAAAAGGGAGATCTATTTGAGATTAAGGGAATCGACACTTTGCAG GCTGACGTTGAGATAGATTTTGAGCCGACGTCCATCGATGACGCCGAACCTTTTGATCCTTCCTGGCTTTTCGACCCCCGGAAGCATTGCCGGGAGGCGGATGCATCGGCTCATGGTGGCATAGGGCCATTTGGACTTGTTATTCTGGCGTCCGAcaacatggaggagcacactgcagtgCACTTCAGGGTTTACAAATCACAGGAAAAGTACATGATCCTCATGTGCTCTGATCTAAGAAG GTCTTCCCTGAGACCAGGACTGTATACACCAGCCTATGGAGGCTTCTTTGAATTTGACCTTGAAAATGAAAGAAAGATATCCCTCAGGACTCTG ATCGATCGGTCCGCGGTGGAGAGCTTCGGCAGCGGTGGCAGGATCTGCATCACGGCCAGAGTTTACCCGGTGGCACTTGTCGACGACGGCACCACCCACATGTATGCATTCAACAATGGAAGTACCACGGTCAGAGTGCCACAGCTAAGGGCATGGAGCATGAAGAGAGCACAGGTGAATGTGATGAAGGGTGGAAATGTGATCGATGCTTAG